In Dama dama isolate Ldn47 chromosome 20, ASM3311817v1, whole genome shotgun sequence, a single window of DNA contains:
- the C20H1orf162 gene encoding transmembrane protein C1orf162 homolog isoform X1: MGNHMPKPEPNDKGPGTHRTIVSAVTSAPCLSGHPNSKEYLVLAFFAGVILTLLLMAFVFLIIKSCRKSGHSRPQTLDPPSDHPAKLSSSEEVLTYASMIFKAPKENSDHLTKSVQNAVHSDPVVYAQVKGTNSPCLSSEA, from the exons ATGGGAAACCACATGCCCAAACCTGAACCAAATGATA AGGGACCAGGCACCCATCGCACCATAGTCTCAGCAGTGACCTCTGCACCCTGCCTCTCTGGCCACCCCAA CAGCAAAGAATATTTGGTCTTAGCCTTTTTTGCTGGGGTTATACTGACACTGCTGCTGATGGCCTTTGTCTTCCTCATCATAAAGAGCTGCAGAAAAT CAGGTCATTCCAGGCCCCAGACCCTGGATCCTCCTTCAGATCATCCAGCCAAG CTTTCATCCTCAGAGGAGGTACTTACCTATGCCAGCATGATTTTCAAAGCCCCCAAAGAAAACAGCGATCACCTGACCAAGAGTGTACAGAATGCTGTACACTCAGATCCTGTTGTCTATGCTCAGGTTAAAGGGACAAACTCACCTTGCCTCTCCAGTGAGGCTTGA
- the C20H1orf162 gene encoding transmembrane protein C1orf162 homolog isoform X2: MGNHMPKPEPNDKGPGTHRTIVSAVTSAPCLSGHPNKEYLVLAFFAGVILTLLLMAFVFLIIKSCRKSGHSRPQTLDPPSDHPAKLSSSEEVLTYASMIFKAPKENSDHLTKSVQNAVHSDPVVYAQVKGTNSPCLSSEA, translated from the exons ATGGGAAACCACATGCCCAAACCTGAACCAAATGATA AGGGACCAGGCACCCATCGCACCATAGTCTCAGCAGTGACCTCTGCACCCTGCCTCTCTGGCCACCCCAA CAAAGAATATTTGGTCTTAGCCTTTTTTGCTGGGGTTATACTGACACTGCTGCTGATGGCCTTTGTCTTCCTCATCATAAAGAGCTGCAGAAAAT CAGGTCATTCCAGGCCCCAGACCCTGGATCCTCCTTCAGATCATCCAGCCAAG CTTTCATCCTCAGAGGAGGTACTTACCTATGCCAGCATGATTTTCAAAGCCCCCAAAGAAAACAGCGATCACCTGACCAAGAGTGTACAGAATGCTGTACACTCAGATCCTGTTGTCTATGCTCAGGTTAAAGGGACAAACTCACCTTGCCTCTCCAGTGAGGCTTGA